The genomic region GCTGACCTGGGGTGCCCGCGTCGGAGATCCGGCGGGTGTTCTGCACGAACGCGGCCAGCTGGCCGCCGCCGGGCACGTCGATGACGTACTGGGTGGACATCCCGGTGTAGACCACGTCGTGCACCGTGCCGTCGAGCACGCACCAGCCCTCCGGCGGCTGCTCGGCGCCGTCGAGGTCGTAGAGGTGCAGCTTCTCCGGCCGCACGGTGACCGCGAGGCCCTCGCCGTGCCCGATCGGACGGCCCGGCGGGCGGGCGCGCAGCCTGCGCACGCCGGGGGCGGACAACTCCAGCCAGTGGCCCTCGGAGCCGGTCACGGTGCCGTCGAGGATGTTGGAGGTGCCGATGAACCCGGCCACGAACCGGGTCGCGGGCCGCTCGTAGACGTCCTCGGGGTAGCCGACCTGCTCCACCCGGCCCGCGTTGAGCACCGCGATCCGGTGCGAGAGGACCAGCGCCTCCTCCTGGTCGTGGGTGACGTAGAGGAAGGTGGTGCCCACCTCGCGCTGGATCCGCATCAGCTCGATCTGCATCTGCTTGCGCAGCTGGGCGTCCAGCGCGCCCAGCGGCTCGTCCAGCAGCAGCAACCGCGGCTGGGCGGCCAGCGCGCGGGCGATGGCCACCCGCTGCTGCTGCCCGCCGGAGAGCTGCGCGGGCCGCCGCTTGGCGAACCCGGCGAGCTGGACCAGCTCCAGGTGCTCGCCCACCCGCTTCTTCAGCTCCGCGCCGCGCAGCTTCTTGCGGCGCAGCCCGTAGGCCACGTTGTCCCACACGGACAGGTGCGGGAACAGCGCGTAGGACTGGAAGACGGTGTTCACATCGCGCCGGTAGGGCGGCACGCCGACCATCTCCGCGCCGTCCAGCTCGATCCGCCCGGAGTCCGGGTCGGCGAACCCGGCGATCATCCGCAGCAGCGTGGTCTTGCCGCAGCCGGAGGGTCCGAGCACGGAGAAGAACTCGCCCTCGTGCACCCGTAGGTCCACACCGTCGACGGCGACCTGGTCGGCGAAGCGGCGGGTGACGCCGTAGATGCCGACCGCGACCGGGGCGTAGGTGTCCGGGGTGCGCGCTTCGACGGGATGGAACTCAGCGGTCAATCCGAGGACCTCCAGGCACGGCGGTGCCCCGGCTGGGGCTGGGGATGGGGGACGGCGAGCCCGGCGGCGGGTACGGGCGCGCGGTGGGTCAGCGTAATCCAGGAGGGGCTGGTGTGCGACGATGGGCATGTAGACGAGCTACTTGTCAGGTGGAGGGAAAGATCGTGGCAAGCGCACCCGCCTCGGAGCACGACGAGCCCTCGGCCGAATGGGGCTGGCACGGGCACTTCCCGCGCGCGACCAAGATCATGGGCTGGTTCTCCGTGGTCGCCATGCTGGGCATGCTGATCGGCAACCACACCGGCTGGAACGAGGACGTCTACCTGGTGCTCACCGCCGCGGTCATGGCCGGCGCGCTGATCCGCTGGCAGATCAAGGACCGCACCTCCTGGCGCAGCTGACCCAGCTTCGCCCGATGTACCGGACGTGAACCCTCCGTATAGGCCCTTGGCCTAAGGTCGCGGCCATGAAGCCGAGGGGCATCGGCCGGGGGCGCGCGCCCATGGCACTCACCGCACTGACCGTGGTGGGTGCGGTGGCGCTGGCGCTGACCGGCGCGGCCAAGCCACAGGGCGGGGCGGACTTCCAGCAGAGCGGGCACTGGGTCTACAACGCGGTGCTGGGTGGCGTGTTCCACCTCGACGGCGCGACCGGGGCGATCGACGCCAGGGCCGAGGTGCCGGAGGCCGAAGCGGGCAGTCCGGTGGTGCAGGGCAGCACCGGGGGCTACGTCATCGGCCGCAGCCGGATCATCGAGTTCGGCAAGTCGACGCTGCGGGTGGAGCGGAGCACACCCGCGCCCTCGGCGGAGGCGCCGGTGACGCTGGAGGTCCCCGGTGGCCCGTACGTCATCTACCGGGAGTCCGGGAAGATCGTCTGGCTGGGCGGGGAGACCGCCACCGTCTCCGCCGACGGCAAGCTCGGCGACCCGGTGGCCACCGCGGACGGCACGGTCTGGCTGCACCGGCCGGACAACGGCGCGGTCTGCAAGCTGGTCAAGGGCGCGCTGCGGCTGGACTGCCCGGCGAGCACACCGAAGGGGCAGACCGGGGCGCTGACCGTGGTCGCCGACCGGCCGGTGTTCGTCAACACCGCCACCGACACCGTGCACGCCATCGGCGAAGCTGGGCTGGGCGAGGGCGTGCCGGTGGGCGCGGACCTGCCGCCGAGTGCCCGGCTGGCCAGCACCGACGTGGACGGCCGGATCGCGGTGCTGGACGGCGCGGCCAAGCGGATGCTGCTGGTGGACATCGGCGGCCCGAACCGGACCGGGCCACCGGCCAAGCCCGCGGTGGTCAGCCTGCCGCCGGGTGACTACACCGACGTCGAGTCCTCCGGGCAGACCGTGGTGGTGGTGAACAAGGCCACCAACGCGGTGCTCACCTTCGACCGCGCGGGCAAGCCGCTGCGGGAGACCACGATGCCGCCGGGCGGGACCAGGGTCAGCCGCGGCGAGGACGCCAGGGTCTACGTGGACAGCGCGGACGGCGGGCACGTGGTCGCGGTGGACCACGACGGCCGGGTCACCCCGGTGCCGATCAGCGGCGACAAGATCACCAGCAGCAACCAGCCGCAGCCGCCGCCCGCGGAACCGACCCTGACCGGCGGGCCCGGCCCGACCACCGGTGCCGGACCGACCACCGGGCCGCGGATCCAGCCGCCGCCGAAGCTCCCGCCACCGCCCCGTTCCACCACCGTCCGGCCGGTCCAGCCGACCAGCGCGAAACCGCCGGTCGCCCCGGCCAGTCCGCCAGGGGTGCCGACCAGCGTTCGGGCCAGCTCCGGCGACCGGCAGCTCACCGTGGACTGGGGCGCGGCCGCGGCGAACGGGGCCCCGGTGTCGGCCTACCTGGTGACCTGGACCTCCAGCGCGGGCGGCTCCTCGAAGCGGGTCGGCGGCGGCACGCGCTCGACCGTGCTGACCGGCCTGGCCAACGGGACCGCGTACACGGTGACCGTGGTCGCGGAGAACCGGGCCGGGCGCGGGCCGGGCGGACAGGCCACGGCCAGTCCGGTCGCGCCGAAGCCGCAGCGCTCCATCCAGCTGAGCCGGGGCACCCCGGAGCTGTACAAGGACGACTGCACCCACCTGCCGGACAGCGCGAAGATGCGGGTGACGCTGCGCGGGTTCGCGCCGAACACCAGCGTCAAGGTCATCCCCTACTCCAGCAACCCGCGGTACTCGAACGAGGGCCGGACCGTGCGCACCGACGCGAACGGCACGCACAGCTTCGAGGCCTTCCACTACTGCCAGGTCGGCAGGCAGGTGTGGGTGGTCGCGGACGGTGTGAAGTCCAACACGATCACCTGGGAGCGCCGGTGAGCCGGTTGACCCGGCGTGGCGTGGTGGTGCTGGTGCTCGCGGTGCTGCTGCTGACCGCGGGCGTGCTCGCCGGACATCCGCTGCTGCGGGCGCTCGGCGGGCTGTGCGCCGGCGCGCTGGTCGCGGCGGTGGCGCTGACCGCGCGGCGGCCCAGCGTGGTGGTGACCAGGGAGGTGTACCCGGACCGGGTCGAACGCGGCCGGCCGGCGCTGGCCCGGCTGCTGGTGCGCAACCAGGGCCAGCGGCACCAGCCCGCGTTCACCGCGGCCGACCGGCTCGGCGACGGACAGCACGACGTGCGGGTCAACGCGCTGCCGCCGGGCACCGAGGCCAGCTACCACTACGAACTGCCCACCCAGCGGCGCGGGCGGCTGCCGGTGGGCCCGCTGGTGCTGGAGCGCACCGACCCGCTCGGCCTGGCCCGCGGCAGGCTGACCGCGGGCGAGTCGGCCACGGTGTGGGTGCACCCGCGCCGCCACCCGCTGCGGCTGCCGGCCAGGGGCACGCCCCGGCACCACCACGAGGGCCGGGTGGCCGAGGACCTGCACGGCTCGCTGGACCTGCGCGAGGTGCGCGAGTACCAGCCCGGCGACGAGGTGCGGCACCTGCACTGGAAGGCCGCGGCGCGCACCGGGCAGCTGATGGTCCGCCAGTACGCCGACCCGGACCAGCCGCGGCTGACCCTGTTGCTGGACACCAGGTCGCGCTCGCTGACCCCGGACGGCTTCGAGGAGGCGGTGGAGGTGGCGGCCTCGGTGCTGCACGCCGCCGCGCTCGGCGGGCAGCGGTGCCGGCTGGTCACCTCCGGCGGGCTCGATCTGTCCACTTCGGACGGTGCGACCGCGGCGCGGCGGCTGCTGGACGAGCTGTGCGAGCTGGGCCAGGACCAGGAGACCGCACTCGCGCCGGGCGCGCTGGCCAGGGCGCGCGGCGGGGACGGGGCGCTGGTGGTGGTGACCGGCGGATCGCTGGACGAGGCGGTGCTGGCCAGGCTGCGTGGGCGGTACCCGGCGACCACGGTGGTGGCGCTGGGGGTCGGCGCGGGACGGCCGGTCGGGCGGTTGATCAGGGCGGCGGACGCGGCGGAGGCGGTGAGCCAGTGGAACGCGACCTCGGCCGGACGCCGGTGAAGGCCGGTTCCCTGGACCGGGCAGGTGAACGGCTGACCCTGGCCGGGGTGCTGCTGGCCGGCGCCCTGGCCGGGCTGCTGTTCGCGCCGGTGTTCGGCCTCGGCGTGCTGCTGCCGTCGGTGCTCACCGTGACGCTGGTGCTGGCCGTGGGCGCGGAGCTGGTGGTCAGGATTCCCGCGCTCATCCCGTGGCGGCCGCTGCTGCTGGGCGTGGCCGGGCTGCTCGGCATCGTCGAGTCGGCCCTGTTCGGCACCACGCTGGCCGGGCTGCCGACCGGGGACACCGTGCGGGCGCTGGGCGCCGGGCTGGTCGACTCCTGGCGGCTGACCCTGGAGTCCACCTGGCCCGCGCGGCCGGAGCCGGAGCTGCTGCTGTTCGTGCCGTTGCTGGTGCTGGCCGCCGGGGTGCTCGGGATCGAGCTGGCGCACCGGTTCCGGGGGCCGCTGCCCGCGCTGCTGCCCAGCGCGGTGGTGCTCGGCCTGAGCCAGCTGTACGCGGCCGCGACCGGCGGGTTCGCCCTCGCCGCCGCGCTGGGTTACGCCGCGGCCTGCGCGCTGGCGCTGGTGCGCGGGCAGGTCCGGCCGGTGGCGCTGGTCGTGGTGGCCGCGGCGGCACTGGCCGGGTCCGGCGCCGGGCTGCTCGCCGATCCGCTGGGACGGCCCGCCTACTCACTCCAGGACGAGCGGCCCGCGCCGCTGCCGCCCGCGCCGACGGTCAGCCCGCTCACCGAGATCGCGGCCCGGCTGCGCGAGCCGGACCGGGCGGTGTTCAGCTACACCAGCCCGGCGCCGGTGGACCGCTGGCCGCTGGCGGTGTTCACCGAGTTCGACGGGGTGAACTGGCGCACCGGCGGGGACTTCCAGCGGCTGGGCGCCGAGCTGGCCCCGCCGCCGGGACTCCTTGACCCGCAACGCCGCGAGGCCCACGTCAGCACGCCGCCGGGGAGCGGGCGGTGGCTGCCCAGCCAGTCCTGGCCCGCCGCGGTGAGCGGGACCGACCCGCTGGTCGGCCCGGCCAGCGGCATGCTGTTCGGGCCCGGCGGCGCGGTGGACTACCGGCTGTCCTGGTGGGAGCCGAAGGCCGAGGGCCTGCTGGAGGCGCCGATCGACCCGGATGTACCCGGCTGGCAGGGCGGGATCGGCGAGGTGCCGCCGGGGATGGCCGAGCTGGCCGAGCAGGCGACCAGGGGGCTGCGCGCGACCTTCCAGACCGCGTTGCAGCTCCAGCGGTTCTTCACCGAGCACTACCGGCTGGCCGCCGGGGCCGAGCTGCCCACCGGGCACGGCTGGCCGCAGCTGGAGCGCTTCCTGTTGCACACCAAGCAGGGCACCAGCGAGCAGTTCGCCGCCGCCTACGTGGCACTGGCGCGGCTGCGCGGCATCCCGGCCCGGCTGGCGGTCGGCTACGCCGCGCCGGCCACCAGCGCCGCGGACGGGCGCTGGGTGGTGCGCAACCGGGATGTGCTGGCCTGGCCCGAGGTCGCGGTGCGCGGCTTCGGCTGGGTGCCGCTGGACCCGACCGAGACCGCGGCCCGCTCCACCGCCACCGGTGGGCTGGCCGACCTGACCGCGCGGGCCCGGCAGAACCTGCCCTCGCCGGAGGCCATGCGCAATCCGGAGCTGCCCGCCGCGGGGGCCGGGGACGAGTCCGGCGAGGCGGGTCCGGGCAGCTGGTGGTGGCTGCTGTGGGCGCTGCCCGCGCTGGTGCTGGGACTGCCGGTGCTGTGGGTGCTCGGGGTGCCGCTGCTGCGACTGCTGCGGCGGTGGCGACGGCGGCGGGCCACCGGCACGGCCGCGGTGGCCGGCGCGGTGGCCGAGGTGCGGGACCGGTTGCGCGCCTTCGGGATCCCGGTCACGCCCGGCATGACCGTGCGCGATCTGGCGATGGCGGCCGGGCCGGGCGCGGACCGGTTCACCGCGGAGAGCGTGCGGCTGCTGGCCGGCACCGTGGACGCCGCGCTGTGGTCCGGCACCCAGGTCACCGGCGAGCTCGCCGACCGGGCCTGGGACGCCGAGCGGCAGGTGCGCAAGAGCTTGTCCCGCAACGGTTCCCTGCGCGCCCGGCTGCGCGCGGCGCTGGACCCGCGGACCGGCTGACAGCTTCCGGCCAGCACGGCCCGCGCGCGGCCCGGCCTGGCCAGCATGGGGCGGTGACTCGAACCACCACCCTGCTCCCCCTGCTGGCGGGCGCCGCCGTGCTGCTGGCGGGCTGCGCCCCGGACGCGCCCGCCCCGGCCCCCTCTTCGGCGCCGCCCGCCTCCTCCGCTTCCCCGCCGTCGTCGCCGTCACCGCCGCCGAGCACGCAGCCCGAGCCGCCCCCGCTGCCCACCGGGGCCGCGGACGGCCGGAACCTGACCGCCTGCACGGACGGGAGCTGCGAGGTGCTGGTCAGCAAACCGGCCTCGATCCGGCTCAACCCCAAGCTCCAGGTGCGCACCCTGCGGATCGAGTCGGTCGAGGCGGACGCGGTGACGCTGAACCTGACCTTCCCCTCCGGCAACGGGGTGAAGTACGCCTGCGAGGGCGGCACCCAGTGCACGGCGGTGGGTGGCACGTCGAGCTCGGAGCCGTTCGCGCAGGCCGTCGCCAAGGCGGGGGCGCGGATCACGGTGAACGGGCTGCGGGTGGAGGTGGTGGCCGCGCACGAGGGCACGGCCGTGCTCCGCCTGACCCCGGTCTAACGCTGGGAGACGCTGTGCAGGAACGGGTCGAAGTCCAGGTCGGCGGTCTCCGGGCCGGCTCCGGCCGGCAGGAAGTCCCGCACCAGGTCGAACACCTGGCGCTGGGCCTGTTCCACCGCGCGCTGGATGGTCTCCACGATGTCCTCGGCCAGCCGCTGGGAGTCGGGGTCGCGGAAGATCCGCGGGTTCAGCTCCAGCTCCAGCACCTCGCCGCGGGCGCCCACGGTCGCGGTGATCAGCCCGTCCGGTGAGTCGGCGGTCGCGGTGATCTCCCGCATGCCGTCCCGCACCTCGCGCACCGCGTCCACCAACTGTCGCATCTGCTCGTCGCGCACTGTCGCCTCCTCGCCTGTGGTGGCCTCAGTGTGCTGCGGCACAACAAGATCCGAGCTCGGCTGACAGCTTGCGGCCAGCACCGGCCACACCGCCGCGCCGGGGGCGGACCATCACAGAATGGGACGCCTTCGCCAGCTCGCCACCATCCTGACGGCGGCCGCGCCGCTCTGCCTCACCGGCGGGCTCGCGCACGCCGCGCCGCCACCCGGCACCTGCCACAACCCGGCCCCCGCGCGCGCCGAGATCCCGGAACTGCCCTGGGCGCAACAGGTCCTGACCCCGGAGCGGGCCTGGCCGGTCAGCGACGGCGCGGGGGTGACGGTGGCGGTGGTGGACTCCGGGGTGGACGCCGACCATCCGCAGCTGGCGGCGAACGTGTTGCGGGGCAAGGACTTCTACTACATCGGCGGCCTGCCGGGGAACTTCGACTGCGTGTCCCACGGCACCGCGGTGGCCGGGATCATCGCCGCCGGCGGGGCGGGCAAGGCCGGGTTCCGCGGGGTGGCGCCGGGGGCGAAGATCCTGCCGGTGCGGGTCAGCGACCGGGACCTCACCGAGGGCGGCGGCGCGGCCGCGATCGACCCGGCGGTGCTGGCCCGCGGCATCTGGTGGGCGGTGGACCAGGGCGCGAAGGTGCTCAACCTGTCGCTGTCCGGGCCGGTGGACAACGCGCTCATCCGGGACGCGGTGGCGCACGCGGTCAGCAAGGACGTGCTGGTGGTGGCCGCGGCCGGGAACCAGCAGCAGCAGGACAGCCAGCTGGTCGGACGGCCCTCCTACCCGGCGGCCTATCCCGGGGTGCTCGGCGTGGGCGCGATCGACATCGACGGCGCGCGGCTGCCCGCCTCCCAGCTCGGCGAGTTCGTCGACCTGGTCGCACCGGGCGCCAAGGTGCTCGGCACCACCCGCGCGGGCGGGCACTCCTACTTCACCGGCACCAGCTTCGCCGCGCCGTTCGTGGCCGGCACCGCGGCGCTGGTGCGGGCGCGCTGGCCGGAGCTGTCCGCGGCCGAGGTGACCAGGCGGCTGCTGGCCACCGCCACCCCGGCGCGCGGCGGCAAGGACAGCCCCGGCTACGGCACGGGCGTGGTCAACCCCTACCGCGCGGTCACCGACGTGCTCTCCGCGGCCGCCCCGGTCCCGCTGCCCCCGATGGCCCACCCCGCGCCGGATCCGGACCTGCTCAGCGCGCGGGCCTGGTGGCGGGCCGCGGGCGAGCAGGCCAAGGTGTGGACCGCGGCCGCGGTCGGCGCGGCGCTGCTGGCGGTGCTCATCGCGGCGCTGCTGCCGCGCGGTCGGCGGCGGGGCTGGGCGGCCGGCCTGCCCGATCCGCTGCCCGCCGCGCCCGGCCGCGAGGAGGAGCTGCCCGAGCAGGTGTTCCTGCTGCCGCCACCACCCGCGGAACGCTGAGCACGCGAAAGGCCCCGGTCGCCGAGCTGGCGGACCGGGGCCTGCGCGGGCAGATCAGCCGATCGAGGTGCTGCCGATCCGGGCGATCGACTGCTGCAGGGCGGTCTGCAGGTTCGAGTTGGTGTTCTGCACCCCGGCGCGGATCTGCTCGACCAGCTGCTGCCGCTGCTCGCTGACCTGCTTCCACGCCTGGTGCACATCGCCGAACTGGCCACCACCGGAGTCCGTCCAGTCCGAGCCGGTGATACCCGCCGCCTGCGCCATCTGGTCCATCTCGGACTGGATCTGATTGATGGTGGCGAGCAGCTGCTGGGCGAATCCGTCGAGCTGCCCGAAGTTTCCGCGAACGATGTCGACCATTTCCGGCTCCTGTTCAGTGAGTGGTCAGACCGGCGAAACCACCGGCGGAATCCTGGTCCTGCTGCTCATAGGTGCGGGAGGCGAAGGTGACGTTCTCGCCCAGCTCGGTCAGCGAGGCCACCACCCGCTGCACCCCGGTCACCCAGTTCGCGAAGGCCTGGTCGAAGCTGACCTTGGCCTGCCCCTCCCAGGCGCCGCTGAGCGCGTCCGCCTGGGACATCGCCCGCTGCTTGTGCCCGTCGATGCTCTGCGCGATGTTGTTCGCGGTACTACCGGTCTGCGCGATTCCGCTGATCGCACCATGAATTTGCCCGGACATGCCGTGCTCCCCTCTTTCGCGGCGGTGTGTTCGCCTGGCGAACGCTAAAGCGCGCCGGCCCCCGGCACGGCGGTCACGGCACCTTCCTGCCACGGCCATTTCGACGGCCGCGCATTACCGGAGGATTTGATTCCCAGTCCGGTGAAGGAGGATTGTCGTGGCGACCATCGTGGTCCGGCGGCCGCAGCGCAGGCCCGCGCCGGAACTGCCTGCCGGCGAGCTGCTCATCGAGGCGCCGCCGGAGATCCCGCCGCCGGCTGGGCGGCAGTGGCAGCAGGCGCTGATGATGCTGCCGATGATCGCCGTGCTCGGCGCCTCGGTGCTGATGTTCTCCGGGTCGGCGGCCGGCCCGCTGCGCTACGTCGTCCTGGGCCTGTTCGGCGTGGCCGCGCTGGGCATGATCGTGATGACCTTCGTCACCGGCGGCGGGCCCAGCAAACGCGAGATGGGCCTGGCCCGGCGGGCCTACCTGCGCGGACTGTCCCAGCAGCGGCTGCGGGTGCGGCGCACCGCGCACCGGCAGCGGGACGCGCTGGCCTACCTGCACCCCGAGCCGCAGGCGCTGTGGTCGGTGGCCGCCGGGTCCCGGCTGTGGGAGCGGCGGCGGGACGACCCGGACTTCGCGGTGGCCCGGATCGGGGTCGGCGCGCAGAGCCTGTGCACCACCCTGATCGCGCCGGAGACCAAACCGCTGGAACAGCTGGAACCGTTGTCCGCCTTGGCCTTGCGCCGGTTCATCAGCACCTTCACCGCGATTCCCGGGCTGCCGCTGGCGATCGCGGTCACCGGGTTCGGCCGGATCCACCTGCGCGGGGACAGCGACCGGGCGGTCGGGCTGGCCAGGGCCGTGGTGGCCTCGCTGGCGGTGTTGCAGACGCCGGAGGACCTGCGGATCGCGGTGTGCGCGGGCCGGGACGAGCGGGCGGACTGGGAGTGGGTGAAGTGGCTGCCACACGCGCTGCACCCGGAGAAGACCGACGCGCTGGGCCTGCTCCGGCTGGTCGCGCCGACCGTGGCCGGGGTGGAGGCGATGCTGGAGGACCTGCTCGCCCAGCGCCGCCGGTTCGACCCCGATGCCGGACACCCGGCCGGGATGCCGCACCTGGTGGTGGTCATCGACGGCGGGTCCACCGCGGGCTCGGACCACCTGATGACCGGCGGCGGCGTCGAGGGCGTCACCGTGCTGGACCTGACCACCGCGCCGCCGAGGGCGCTGGATCGCGCGGCGGTGGTGCTGGAGGTGGCCGCCGACGGCGCGCTGAGCAGCGAGACCATCGACGGCGAGACCGAGCTGGGCACCGCCGACGACCTGGACGCGGTGGCCGCCGAGGGCCTGGCCCGGCAGCTGGCCCCGTTGCGCGGGGTGGACGGCGGCCGCGGTGAGCAGCCGCTGAGCGCCTCCCTCGGCCTGGCCGAGCTGCTCGACATCGGCGACCCGTACCTGTTCGACCCGGCCCGCACCTGGGTGCAGCGGCCGAACCGGGACAAGCTGCGGATCCGGTTCGGGGTGCGCGCCGACGGCACGCCGATCGAGATCGACCTCAAGGAGTCCGCGCAGGACGGCATGGGCCCGCACGGGCTGCTGGTGGGCGCGACCGGCGCGGGCAAGAGCGAGCTGCTGCGCACCCTGGTGCTCGCGCTGGCGGTCACCCACCCGCCCAGCTCGCTGAACTTCGCGCTGATCGACTTCAAGGGCGGGGCCACCTTCACCAAGCTGGACCGGCTGCCGCACACCAGCGCGGTGATCACCAACCTGGCCGAGGAGCTGCCGCTGGTGGACCGGATGACCGACGCCATCAACGGCGAGCTGATCCGCCGCCAGGAACTGCTGCGCGCGGCCGGGAACTTCTCCTCGCTGCGCGACTACGAGAAGGCCCGCGCGGCGGGCGCGCCGCTGCCGGAGGTGCCCACGCTGTTCGTGGTGTGCGACGAGTTCAGCGAGCTGCTCTCGGCCAAGCCGGACTTCATCGACATGTTCGTCCAGATCGGCCGGATCGGCCGCGCGCTGGGCGTGCACCTGCTGCTGGCCAGTCAGCGGCTGGAGGAGGGCAGGCTGCGCGGCCTGGACACCTACCTGTCCTACCGGATCGGGCTGCGCACCTTCTCCGAGGCGGAGAGCCGGGTGGTGCTCGGTGTCGGCGACGCCTTCGCGCTGCCGCGCGCGCCCGGCCACGGGTTCCTCAAGTCCGGCACCGAGCCGATGGTGCGGTTCCGCTCGGCCTACGTCTCCGGGGTGCACCGCCGCGCCGAACCGGGCGCGCACCCGGCCGGGCACCGCGCGCCCGCGCTGATGGCCTACTCCACCGCCTATGTGGCCCCGCCCGCGCAGGCCCCGGTGGCCACCCCGGCGGAGGATCCGGACGAGGCGGTCGGGGAGAGCCTGCTGGACGTGCTGGTCGAGCGGTTCGAGGGCAAAGGCGTTGCCGCGCACCAGGTGTGGCTGCCGCCGCTGGCCGAGTCGCCCTCGCTGGACCAGCTGCTCGGCCAGCCGGTCGAGGACCCGGTGCGCGGCCTGGCGGTCACCGACCCGAGGCTGGCCGGACGGCTGCTCGCGGTGGCCGGCATCGTGGACCGGCCGCTGGAGCAGCGCCGGGACCACCTGGTGCTGGACCTCTCCGCCGCGGCCGGGCACGCGCTGGTGGTCGGCGCCCCGCACAGCGGCCGCAGCACCGCGCTGCGCACCCTGATCACCAGCCTGGCGCTGACCCACACCCCGCGGGAGACCCAGTTCTACTGCCTGGACTTCGGCGGCGGCACCCTGGGCACGCTCGGCGGCCTGCCGCACGTGGGCGGGGTGGCCGGGCGGCAGAACCCGGGCGCGGTGCGCCGCACGGTGGCCGAGGTGGTCACCGCGCTGACCCACCGGGAACGCCTGTTCGCCGAGCACGACATCGATGGCATGGCCGAGTTCCGCAGGCTGCGCGCCGAGGGCCGGTTCGCCGAGGAGGCGCACGGCGACGTGTTCCTGGTCATCGACGGCTGGGCCACGCTGCGCAAGGAGTTCGAGGACCTCGAGGACCAGGTCGCCGACATCGCCGCCCGCGGCCTGTCCTACGGCGTGCACCTGCTGGCCAGCTGCGGCCGTTCCTTCGACCTGCGCCCCAACGTGCGGGACCTGTTCGGCAGCCGGGTCGAGCTGCGCCTGGGCGATCCGCTGGACTCGATGGTGGACCGGGCCAGCGCGACCGCGGTGCCCGAGCACGCGCCCGGCCGTGGCGTCAGCACCAGCAAGCACCAGCTGCTGTTCGCGCTGCCCCGCATCGACGGCGGCACCGACCCGCGAGACCTGCCCGCCGCGGTGGCCGAGCTGGTCGCCAGCGCGGCCCGCGCCTGGACCGGGCCGCGCGCGCCCAAGGTCCGGATGCTGCCCGGCACCCTGGCCTACGCCGACCTGGTCGCGATGGATGCGGACAACCGCCTTGTCACCGGCATCGCCGAACGCGACCTGCGGCCGGTGCACTGGGACTTCAAGGCCGATCCGCACCACCTGCTGCTGGGCGGCCCGGAGTCCGGCAAGACCACGTTCCTGCGGGTGCTGGCCCGCCGCATCCAGCAGACGCTGACCCCGGACCAGGCGCGGATCGTGCTCATCGACCACCGCCGCGGCCTGCTCGGCGAGGTCGGCGCGCCCTACCTGCTCGGCTACGGCACCGACAAGGCCACCACCGGCAGGCTGATGACCGAGGCCGCCACCGCGCTCACCGAACGCCTGCCCGGCAAGGACATCACGCCGGAGCAGCTGCGCACCCGGAGCTGGTGGAAGGGCCCGGAGATCTTCGTGCTGGTCGACGACTACGACCTGGTCGCCAGCCAGTACGACAACCCGATGCTGCCGTTGCTGGACTACCTGCCGCAGGGCCGCGACGTCGGCCTGCACGTGGTGCTGGCGCGGCGCACCGGTGGCGCGGGGCGGGCGATGTTCGAGCAGTTCTTCACCGGGCTCCGCGACGTCGGCTCCCCCGGACTCCTGTTGTCCGGGGACAAGGAGGAGGGACCGCTGCTGGGCGGGCTGAAGGCGGAGAAGCTGCCGCCCGGCCGCGGCTGGCTGGTCGACCGCCGCGACTCGGCCCGCCTGGTGCAGCTCGCCTGGCTGCCGCCCGGCGAGGCGTAGGCACACGAGAGGGAGGCCCGGCATGGGCGAGTCACAGGAAGAGATCAACGGGCGGGTCAGCGCGATGCGCGCCTTCGCCGAGGAGCTGCGCCCACCGGAGTTCGCCCCGGTGCGCGCCGCCGCGAACGCCAGCAGCGGCGG from Crossiella sp. CA-258035 harbors:
- a CDS encoding transglutaminase domain-containing protein produces the protein MERDLGRTPVKAGSLDRAGERLTLAGVLLAGALAGLLFAPVFGLGVLLPSVLTVTLVLAVGAELVVRIPALIPWRPLLLGVAGLLGIVESALFGTTLAGLPTGDTVRALGAGLVDSWRLTLESTWPARPEPELLLFVPLLVLAAGVLGIELAHRFRGPLPALLPSAVVLGLSQLYAAATGGFALAAALGYAAACALALVRGQVRPVALVVVAAAALAGSGAGLLADPLGRPAYSLQDERPAPLPPAPTVSPLTEIAARLREPDRAVFSYTSPAPVDRWPLAVFTEFDGVNWRTGGDFQRLGAELAPPPGLLDPQRREAHVSTPPGSGRWLPSQSWPAAVSGTDPLVGPASGMLFGPGGAVDYRLSWWEPKAEGLLEAPIDPDVPGWQGGIGEVPPGMAELAEQATRGLRATFQTALQLQRFFTEHYRLAAGAELPTGHGWPQLERFLLHTKQGTSEQFAAAYVALARLRGIPARLAVGYAAPATSAADGRWVVRNRDVLAWPEVAVRGFGWVPLDPTETAARSTATGGLADLTARARQNLPSPEAMRNPELPAAGAGDESGEAGPGSWWWLLWALPALVLGLPVLWVLGVPLLRLLRRWRRRRATGTAAVAGAVAEVRDRLRAFGIPVTPGMTVRDLAMAAGPGADRFTAESVRLLAGTVDAALWSGTQVTGELADRAWDAERQVRKSLSRNGSLRARLRAALDPRTG
- a CDS encoding YbaB/EbfC family nucleoid-associated protein is translated as MRDEQMRQLVDAVREVRDGMREITATADSPDGLITATVGARGEVLELELNPRIFRDPDSQRLAEDIVETIQRAVEQAQRQVFDLVRDFLPAGAGPETADLDFDPFLHSVSQR
- the mycP gene encoding type VII secretion-associated serine protease mycosin, whose amino-acid sequence is MGRLRQLATILTAAAPLCLTGGLAHAAPPPGTCHNPAPARAEIPELPWAQQVLTPERAWPVSDGAGVTVAVVDSGVDADHPQLAANVLRGKDFYYIGGLPGNFDCVSHGTAVAGIIAAGGAGKAGFRGVAPGAKILPVRVSDRDLTEGGGAAAIDPAVLARGIWWAVDQGAKVLNLSLSGPVDNALIRDAVAHAVSKDVLVVAAAGNQQQQDSQLVGRPSYPAAYPGVLGVGAIDIDGARLPASQLGEFVDLVAPGAKVLGTTRAGGHSYFTGTSFAAPFVAGTAALVRARWPELSAAEVTRRLLATATPARGGKDSPGYGTGVVNPYRAVTDVLSAAAPVPLPPMAHPAPDPDLLSARAWWRAAGEQAKVWTAAAVGAALLAVLIAALLPRGRRRGWAAGLPDPLPAAPGREEELPEQVFLLPPPPAER
- a CDS encoding WXG100 family type VII secretion target — protein: MSGQIHGAISGIAQTGSTANNIAQSIDGHKQRAMSQADALSGAWEGQAKVSFDQAFANWVTGVQRVVASLTELGENVTFASRTYEQQDQDSAGGFAGLTTH